The following proteins come from a genomic window of Solwaraspora sp. WMMA2065:
- a CDS encoding helix-turn-helix domain-containing protein: protein MHARGAETAQTLDRGLRLLGLVAEATGGITVTEAAGRLGIGRAAVYRLATTLAAHGMLRRDTAGRLRLGAGLLQLARRAQPLLADAALPALRRLAESSGATAHLTVADGAEAVALTVVEPSWTAFHVAYRAGSRHPVGRGAAGRAILAGRDGTPGPVTSSGELQPGAYGVAAPVLGVPGLEASVGVVTMGTLDVPAIGAQVQATAEAVSRLLASEL, encoded by the coding sequence GTGCACGCGCGAGGGGCGGAGACGGCGCAGACCCTGGACCGGGGGCTGCGCCTGCTGGGCCTGGTCGCCGAGGCGACCGGCGGGATCACCGTCACCGAGGCCGCCGGCCGGCTCGGTATCGGTCGGGCCGCCGTCTACCGGCTGGCCACCACCCTGGCCGCGCACGGCATGCTGCGCCGCGACACCGCCGGTCGGTTGCGGCTCGGTGCCGGGCTGCTGCAGCTGGCCCGGCGGGCACAGCCGCTGCTGGCCGATGCCGCGCTGCCGGCGCTGCGCCGGCTCGCCGAGTCCTCCGGCGCCACCGCCCACCTGACCGTCGCCGACGGTGCCGAGGCGGTGGCGCTGACCGTCGTCGAGCCGAGCTGGACGGCGTTCCACGTGGCGTACCGGGCCGGGTCGCGGCACCCGGTCGGTCGCGGGGCCGCCGGCCGGGCGATCCTGGCCGGCCGTGACGGTACGCCCGGACCGGTGACCAGCAGCGGCGAGTTGCAGCCCGGCGCGTACGGGGTCGCCGCCCCGGTGCTCGGCGTGCCCGGCCTGGAGGCCAGCGTCGGGGTGGTGACGATGGGCACCCTGGACGTGCCGGCGATCGGCGCGCAGGTGCAGGCGACCGCCGAGGCGGTGTCCCGGCTGCTCGCCAGCGAGCTGTGA
- a CDS encoding HAD family hydrolase, giving the protein MITTVVFDVDETLVDLRPAVTGALQTVLTELRRLTPRAAELTLGDMADDWAAAFAADPSAPVMQIRRGALARSLDRVGLPEQLDRITGIFFERRFALSRPYADTLPALDRLRRRYAVGLATNGNSRADRCGLRGQFAFEVYAHVDGLPKKPDQRFYDAVLAAAGVTAADRVVYVGDSIPHDVVGPQAAGLRAVWLNRRGEPCPPEVCPDAQITSLAQLPDALADLF; this is encoded by the coding sequence GTGATTACCACCGTGGTGTTCGACGTCGACGAGACCCTCGTCGACCTGCGGCCCGCGGTCACCGGCGCGCTGCAGACCGTCCTCACCGAGCTGCGCCGGCTGACCCCGCGCGCCGCCGAGCTGACCCTCGGCGACATGGCCGACGACTGGGCGGCCGCGTTCGCCGCCGACCCGTCCGCGCCGGTGATGCAGATCCGCCGGGGCGCCCTGGCCCGCTCGCTGGACCGGGTCGGCCTGCCCGAGCAGCTGGACCGGATCACCGGGATCTTCTTCGAGCGCCGGTTCGCGCTCAGCCGGCCGTACGCCGACACGCTGCCCGCCCTGGACCGGCTGCGCCGCCGGTACGCGGTCGGCCTGGCCACCAACGGCAACAGCCGCGCCGACCGGTGCGGGCTGCGCGGCCAGTTCGCCTTCGAGGTGTACGCCCACGTCGACGGCCTGCCGAAAAAGCCGGACCAGCGGTTCTACGACGCCGTACTGGCCGCCGCCGGGGTCACCGCCGCCGACCGGGTGGTCTACGTCGGCGACTCGATCCCGCACGACGTGGTCGGCCCCCAGGCGGCCGGGCTGCGGGCCGTCTGGCTGAACCGGCGCGGCGAGCCCTGCCCGCCCGAGGTGTGCCCGGACGCCCAGATCACCAGTTTGGCGCAGCTGCCCGACGCCCTCGCCGACCTGTTCTGA
- a CDS encoding winged helix DNA-binding domain-containing protein, which translates to MTVLDTRALNRATLARQLLLDRADLPVHDAVAHLGGLQAQEPQEPFVGLWSRLRGFDPADLSDLLLRRAVVRTHLMRRTVHLLTAADAVAWRPRHDAMLRQRVLAVYRHELAGVDLDALAVAGRAVLADGEPRTMTGLARALPDAWRQREPRALGAVLATALIPMVQLPPRGLWRTAGGARYRPLAEWAGQQPDQLTDAAGTDLAEASTDPAVAGTDPVGQALVRRYLAAYGPATSSDLRAWCGLAGLPAAVAAVRDELVVFRNQRGRQLLDLPAAPRPDPETPAPVRFLPAFDNAVLGYDDRSRIIDDAHRGLSVAGARVVLVDGRVAATWTVDSGTVMVAALRGLTRAERAAVAEEGERVVAFLTDGDSHRVRLTNG; encoded by the coding sequence ATGACGGTGCTCGACACCCGGGCGCTCAACCGCGCGACACTGGCCCGGCAGTTGCTGCTCGACCGCGCCGACCTGCCGGTGCACGACGCCGTCGCCCATCTGGGCGGCCTGCAGGCGCAGGAGCCGCAGGAGCCGTTCGTCGGGCTGTGGAGCCGGCTGCGCGGCTTCGACCCGGCGGACCTGTCGGACCTGCTGCTGCGCCGCGCGGTGGTCCGGACCCATCTGATGCGCCGCACCGTCCATCTGCTGACCGCCGCCGACGCCGTGGCCTGGCGTCCCCGCCACGACGCCATGCTGCGGCAACGGGTCCTCGCCGTCTACCGCCACGAACTCGCCGGGGTCGACCTCGACGCGCTCGCGGTGGCCGGTCGGGCGGTGCTGGCCGACGGCGAGCCCCGGACGATGACCGGGCTGGCCCGCGCCCTGCCCGACGCGTGGCGGCAACGGGAACCGAGAGCACTGGGGGCGGTGCTGGCCACGGCGCTGATCCCGATGGTGCAGCTGCCGCCGCGCGGGCTGTGGCGTACCGCCGGCGGGGCACGCTACCGGCCGCTGGCGGAGTGGGCGGGCCAGCAGCCGGACCAGCTGACCGACGCAGCCGGCACCGACTTGGCCGAAGCTAGCACCGACCCGGCCGTAGCCGGCACCGATCCGGTCGGCCAGGCACTGGTACGGCGTTACCTGGCCGCGTACGGGCCGGCCACCAGCTCCGACCTGCGCGCCTGGTGCGGCCTGGCCGGGCTGCCGGCCGCCGTGGCGGCGGTCCGCGACGAACTGGTCGTCTTCCGCAACCAGCGCGGCCGGCAACTGCTCGACCTGCCGGCCGCGCCGCGACCCGACCCGGAAACCCCGGCACCGGTGCGGTTCCTGCCGGCGTTCGACAACGCGGTCCTCGGCTACGACGACCGCAGCCGGATCATCGACGACGCCCACCGAGGGCTGTCCGTCGCCGGGGCACGGGTGGTGCTGGTCGACGGTCGGGTGGCCGCCACCTGGACCGTCGACTCCGGCACCGTCATGGTCGCCGCGCTGCGCGGCCTCACCCGCGCCGAGCGTGCCGCCGTGGCCGAGGAAGGGGAGCGCGTGGTGGCGTTCCTTACTGACGGCGACAGCCACCGGGTACGACTCACCAACGGCTGA
- a CDS encoding transcriptional regulator — MPKTSERLLMLLSLLQARREWPGGLLAERLAVSPRTVRRDVDRLRDLGYPITAVKGPAGGYRLDAGARLPPLLFDDEQAVALAIALRTATASGAGIGEAATRALHTVRQVMPQRLRHRIDAVSAIEAIGAVTTGAVTTAPAVGPAAAHPVDSATLLAVSDAVRAREVLRFDYRSAPVPRRVEPHHLVTWRGRWYLVGWDLDRDDWRIFRADRISPRTPTGPRFTPRELPADSVAAFVTARFRGADGTTSTTGSGDWPCRGQVILDLPAVEVAPYAYGGVVEEIGPRRCRLTLGSWSWVGLASAVGMFDAGVEVVGPPELAAAFTTLARRYATAGQQPPNDDHIPTTAQ; from the coding sequence GTGCCGAAAACCTCGGAGCGGCTGCTGATGCTGCTGTCGCTGCTGCAGGCCCGCCGCGAGTGGCCGGGCGGGCTGCTGGCCGAGCGGTTGGCGGTCAGCCCGCGTACCGTCCGGCGCGACGTCGACCGGCTGCGCGATCTCGGCTACCCGATCACGGCGGTCAAGGGACCGGCCGGCGGCTACCGGCTGGACGCCGGTGCCCGGCTGCCGCCGCTGCTGTTCGACGACGAGCAGGCGGTCGCGCTCGCCATCGCGCTGCGGACGGCCACTGCCAGCGGTGCCGGCATCGGGGAGGCAGCGACGCGGGCGCTGCACACCGTCCGGCAGGTCATGCCGCAGCGGCTGCGCCACCGGATCGACGCCGTATCGGCCATCGAGGCGATCGGGGCCGTCACGACCGGGGCCGTCACGACCGCGCCGGCCGTCGGGCCGGCCGCCGCGCATCCGGTCGACAGCGCGACGCTGCTGGCCGTGAGCGATGCCGTACGGGCCCGCGAGGTGCTGCGCTTCGACTACCGGTCGGCGCCCGTCCCCCGCCGGGTCGAGCCGCACCACCTGGTCACCTGGCGGGGGCGCTGGTACCTGGTCGGCTGGGATCTCGACCGCGACGACTGGCGGATCTTCCGGGCCGACCGGATCAGCCCGCGCACCCCGACCGGGCCGCGCTTCACCCCGCGCGAGCTGCCGGCGGACAGCGTCGCCGCGTTCGTCACGGCCAGGTTCCGGGGCGCGGACGGCACAACCAGTACGACCGGCTCAGGTGACTGGCCGTGCCGGGGCCAGGTGATCCTGGATCTCCCGGCCGTTGAGGTGGCTCCGTACGCCTACGGCGGCGTCGTCGAGGAGATCGGTCCACGCCGCTGCCGGCTGACTCTGGGCTCCTGGTCGTGGGTGGGTCTGGCGAGCGCCGTTGGCATGTTCGACGCCGGCGTCGAGGTCGTCGGCCCGCCGGAGCTGGCCGCCGCATTCACGACCCTGGCCCGCCGGTACGCCACCGCCGGGCAGCAGCCTCCGAATGACGACCACATTCCGACCACCGCGCAGTAG
- a CDS encoding MazG nucleotide pyrophosphohydrolase domain-containing protein — MLPLPSAATLQDLQRYVSEMEKERGFADRSAVDQCLLLGEEVGELFKAVRKHERLSVEATSIVGTVDEELADILIFVCAVANRYGIDLDDALRRKEAHNEQRVWA; from the coding sequence ATGCTCCCGCTGCCCAGCGCCGCAACGCTTCAGGACCTGCAACGGTATGTCTCCGAGATGGAGAAGGAACGGGGATTCGCTGACCGCAGCGCCGTCGACCAGTGCCTGCTGTTGGGGGAGGAGGTCGGAGAGCTGTTCAAGGCGGTACGCAAACACGAGCGGCTCTCGGTCGAAGCCACATCGATCGTCGGCACCGTCGATGAAGAACTCGCCGACATCCTGATTTTCGTCTGCGCGGTCGCCAACCGGTACGGCATCGACCTCGACGACGCGCTGCGCCGCAAGGAGGCCCACAACGAGCAGCGCGTCTGGGCGTGA
- a CDS encoding crosslink repair DNA glycosylase YcaQ family protein, whose protein sequence is MPAAEPDIAARHCLTGAEADRLWRWLLDRQGLGTSRRYTDVPQIAEAALGLHAARLPSPYATVLARAHSPDVAMRLWHPRTHRAVTTIRCMRKTLHTLPLDLAAAAHAATLHYRERDALRQVINAGLTDRMIHRTTGAIEALLSEAGHLPHRTIEERICGGGTPVVAVRLALKLAWERGLVTYRNRSAGWNREQRTFALTSTAHPDLDLSLDRQTGTARLVEAYLDRYGPASLRDVAWWAGLSRSAILAALNGGGRSLVAIHAPWTTATLYIYRDRLEQFSRDDHAEPSDEAHFLAHEDVALKAYAETRSRYLGTLAERAAFNQIGEALPTIVVAGKVVGIWQWSSPERAVSCTMFRGRATPAIRAGVRRTARRVAAGLRMGYDGRDRMTSTKSSTRRLPGPLASPAPRHLNEVV, encoded by the coding sequence GTGCCTGCGGCTGAACCGGACATCGCCGCCCGCCACTGCCTCACTGGGGCGGAGGCCGACCGACTCTGGCGATGGTTGTTGGACCGACAAGGGCTCGGCACGAGTCGACGCTATACAGACGTCCCGCAGATCGCCGAAGCCGCACTAGGGCTGCACGCAGCCCGGCTGCCGTCACCGTACGCCACCGTGCTGGCCCGCGCACACAGCCCGGACGTGGCGATGCGGCTGTGGCACCCGCGCACCCACCGGGCCGTCACCACCATTCGCTGCATGCGCAAGACCCTGCACACCTTGCCGCTCGACCTCGCCGCTGCGGCCCACGCCGCCACGTTGCACTACCGGGAACGTGACGCCCTGCGTCAGGTGATCAACGCTGGGCTCACCGACCGAATGATCCACCGGACCACCGGAGCGATCGAAGCGCTGCTCAGCGAGGCGGGGCACCTTCCGCACCGAACGATCGAGGAACGCATCTGTGGTGGGGGCACCCCGGTTGTCGCCGTCCGCCTGGCGTTGAAGCTGGCCTGGGAGCGTGGGCTGGTCACGTACCGCAACCGCAGTGCCGGCTGGAACCGCGAACAGCGCACCTTCGCGCTCACCTCCACCGCCCACCCCGACCTCGACCTGAGCCTTGACCGGCAGACCGGCACCGCGCGCCTCGTCGAGGCGTACCTGGACCGGTACGGGCCGGCGTCGCTGCGCGACGTCGCCTGGTGGGCCGGGCTGTCCCGTAGCGCGATTCTGGCAGCGCTGAACGGCGGTGGGAGATCCCTCGTAGCTATACATGCGCCGTGGACCACCGCGACCCTGTACATCTACCGTGATCGTCTCGAGCAGTTCAGCCGGGACGATCACGCGGAACCGTCAGACGAGGCGCATTTTCTGGCTCACGAGGACGTCGCCCTGAAAGCGTACGCTGAGACCCGGTCACGCTATCTCGGCACACTGGCCGAACGTGCGGCGTTCAACCAGATCGGCGAAGCGCTGCCGACGATCGTCGTCGCCGGCAAGGTCGTCGGTATCTGGCAATGGAGCTCACCCGAACGTGCAGTGTCCTGCACCATGTTTCGCGGCCGGGCCACGCCGGCGATTCGGGCCGGTGTTCGACGGACGGCTCGACGCGTGGCCGCCGGCCTGCGGATGGGATACGACGGCAGAGATCGTATGACCAGCACCAAGTCCTCCACCCGGCGCCTACCAGGGCCGCTAGCGTCCCCTGCGCCCCGACACCTGAACGAGGTTGTCTAA
- the cysS gene encoding cysteine--tRNA ligase — protein sequence MTLRLYDTATRSVRDFVPRQPGEVSVYLCGVTVQSAPHIGHLRSGVNYDVLRRWLAHQGLRVTFIRNITDVDDKVLDKAAAAGQPFWSIAYANELLLAAAYRSLNVLPPTYEPRATGHIPEMHQLIERLIDRGHAYPAGDGSGDVYFDVASYADYGALSGQRPDAMQPAGDGVDRAKRDPRDFALWKGVKPDEPADAAWRSPWGPGRPGWHIECSAMCWRYLGPEFDIHGGGLDLTFPHHENEVAQSKAAGLPFARYWVHHGLLNLGAAKMSKSLGNVIDLGHVARLGVRPVELRYYLTAAHYRSRIDYSDDALLESATAYRRIEGFVRRAAEQVGAVAATDMPAGFAAAMDDDLNTSAAFAVLHDEIRDGNNLLAGGDDDAVRASLGRVRAMLGVLGLDPLDPSWGDAAPRDELRGAVDALIALALDQRAQARARRDWAAADAVRDQLKQAGVTVEDTPHGPRWTIGEQT from the coding sequence GTGACGCTCCGCTTGTACGACACCGCGACCCGGTCCGTGCGGGACTTCGTGCCCCGCCAGCCCGGCGAGGTCAGCGTCTACCTGTGTGGCGTCACCGTCCAGTCCGCCCCGCACATCGGTCACCTTCGCTCCGGCGTCAACTACGACGTGCTCCGCCGCTGGCTGGCCCACCAGGGGCTGCGGGTCACCTTCATCCGCAACATCACCGACGTCGACGACAAGGTGCTGGACAAGGCGGCCGCCGCGGGTCAGCCGTTCTGGTCGATCGCGTACGCCAACGAACTGTTGCTGGCCGCCGCGTACCGCAGCCTGAACGTGCTGCCGCCGACGTACGAGCCGCGCGCCACCGGGCACATCCCGGAGATGCACCAGCTGATCGAGCGGCTGATCGACCGCGGCCACGCCTACCCGGCCGGTGACGGCAGCGGCGACGTCTACTTCGACGTCGCCTCGTACGCCGACTACGGCGCGCTGTCCGGGCAGCGCCCCGACGCGATGCAGCCGGCCGGCGACGGCGTCGACCGGGCCAAACGCGACCCGCGCGACTTCGCACTCTGGAAGGGCGTCAAGCCGGACGAGCCCGCCGACGCGGCCTGGCGCTCGCCGTGGGGTCCGGGCCGGCCCGGCTGGCACATCGAGTGCTCGGCGATGTGCTGGCGTTACCTCGGCCCCGAGTTCGACATCCACGGCGGCGGGCTGGATCTGACCTTCCCGCACCACGAGAACGAGGTCGCCCAGTCCAAGGCGGCCGGGCTGCCGTTCGCCCGTTACTGGGTGCACCACGGGCTGCTCAACCTGGGCGCGGCGAAGATGAGCAAGTCACTGGGCAACGTCATCGACCTCGGCCACGTCGCCCGGCTCGGGGTGCGTCCGGTCGAGCTGCGCTACTACCTGACTGCGGCGCACTACCGGTCCCGCATCGACTACTCCGACGACGCCCTACTGGAGAGTGCCACCGCGTACCGGCGGATCGAGGGTTTCGTCCGGCGGGCGGCGGAGCAGGTCGGCGCGGTCGCCGCCACCGACATGCCGGCGGGGTTCGCCGCCGCGATGGATGACGACCTGAACACGTCGGCCGCGTTCGCCGTGCTGCACGACGAGATCCGCGACGGCAACAACCTGCTGGCCGGCGGTGATGATGACGCGGTCCGGGCCAGCCTGGGCCGGGTCCGCGCCATGCTGGGCGTGCTCGGCCTCGACCCGCTCGACCCGTCGTGGGGCGACGCCGCCCCGCGCGACGAGCTGCGTGGCGCGGTCGACGCGCTGATCGCCCTCGCCCTCGACCAGCGGGCGCAGGCCCGCGCCCGGCGCGACTGGGCCGCCGCCGACGCGGTGCGTGACCAGCTCAAGCAGGCCGGCGTCACGGTCGAGGACACCCCGCACGGCCCCCGTTGGACCATTGGAGAGCAGACCTGA
- a CDS encoding class II fumarate hydratase: MGEDGVRDEGYRIERDTMGEVRVPADALWRAQTQRAVHNFPVSGRTLESAQIRALAQIKGAAAQVNADLGVIPAGIAEAIVTAAAHVASGGYDDQFPVDVFQTGSGTSSNMNTNEVLATLAARELDRPVHPNDHVNASQSSNDVFPTSIHLAASHQVVHELIPALDELATALEGKVDEFATVVKAGRTHLMDATPVTLGQEFSGYAAQVRYGQERLRSILPRLAELPLGGTAVGTGVNTPPGFAAAVIARLADATGLPLTEARNHFEAQGARDALVETSGQLRTIAVGLYKIANDIRWMGSGPRAGLGELRIPDLQPGSSIMPGKVNPVVCESVRQVCAQVIGNDATIAFAGSQGDFELNVMLPVMGSNLLEAVRLLAAASRLLAQRCVADLAADPETCLAYAEGSPSIVTPLNRHLGYDEAASIAKQALAENKSIRAVVLERGHVDAGTLTAAELDAALDVLRMTRPS, translated from the coding sequence ATCGGCGAGGACGGCGTCCGGGACGAGGGCTACCGGATCGAACGCGACACGATGGGCGAGGTGCGGGTCCCCGCCGACGCGCTGTGGCGGGCGCAGACCCAACGCGCGGTGCACAACTTCCCGGTCTCCGGCCGTACGCTCGAATCCGCCCAGATCCGCGCGCTCGCCCAGATCAAGGGTGCGGCCGCGCAGGTCAACGCCGACCTCGGGGTGATCCCGGCCGGCATCGCCGAGGCGATCGTCACCGCAGCCGCGCACGTCGCCTCCGGCGGCTACGACGACCAGTTCCCGGTCGACGTGTTCCAGACCGGTTCGGGCACCTCGTCGAACATGAACACCAACGAGGTGCTGGCCACCCTTGCCGCCCGTGAACTCGACCGGCCGGTGCACCCCAACGACCATGTCAACGCCTCGCAGTCGAGCAACGACGTCTTCCCGACCTCGATCCACCTGGCCGCCTCGCATCAGGTGGTGCACGAGTTGATCCCGGCCCTCGACGAGCTGGCGACCGCGCTGGAAGGCAAGGTCGACGAGTTCGCCACCGTGGTCAAGGCCGGCCGTACCCACCTGATGGACGCCACCCCGGTCACCCTCGGCCAGGAGTTCTCCGGCTACGCCGCGCAGGTCCGCTACGGCCAGGAACGGTTGCGGTCGATCCTGCCCCGGCTGGCCGAACTGCCGCTCGGCGGCACCGCCGTCGGCACCGGGGTGAACACCCCGCCCGGCTTCGCCGCCGCCGTCATCGCCAGGCTGGCCGACGCGACCGGGCTGCCGTTGACCGAGGCCCGCAACCACTTCGAGGCCCAGGGTGCCCGCGACGCCCTGGTGGAGACGTCCGGGCAGCTGCGCACCATCGCCGTCGGCCTCTACAAGATCGCCAACGACATCCGGTGGATGGGTTCCGGCCCCCGCGCCGGCCTCGGCGAACTGCGCATCCCCGACCTGCAACCAGGGTCGTCGATCATGCCGGGCAAGGTCAACCCGGTGGTCTGCGAATCGGTACGCCAGGTCTGCGCCCAGGTGATCGGCAACGACGCGACGATCGCGTTCGCCGGCAGTCAGGGCGACTTCGAGCTGAACGTGATGCTGCCGGTGATGGGCAGCAACCTGCTCGAAGCGGTCCGGCTGCTGGCCGCCGCCAGCCGGCTGCTGGCCCAGCGCTGCGTCGCCGACCTCGCCGCCGACCCGGAGACCTGTCTGGCGTACGCCGAAGGGTCGCCGTCGATCGTCACCCCGCTCAACCGGCACCTCGGCTACGACGAGGCCGCCTCGATCGCCAAGCAGGCGCTCGCCGAGAACAAGTCGATCCGCGCGGTGGTGCTGGAACGCGGCCACGTCGACGCCGGCACGCTGACCGCCGCCGAGCTGGACGCGGCGCTGGACGTTCTGCGGATGACCCGGCCCAGCTGA